Part of the Lentimicrobium sp. L6 genome, ACGATAATCCACCTGTCTTCTATTTCTATTTTTTCTCGGTGAAATACGTTTGGGCGATTCTGATAATCAATTATAATTCTTTGGTTGTTTCTACCTTCCCCAAGATAGGTGGGTATATCCCATAAGCCATCTTCATTCTGTGCATTATAATATGTTGTGGAAAGAGGAGGTTCTCCTCCCTGAGGAATATATTCTTGCCAAACCAAATGGGGACTTTCATTATTATCTAAATCTATATCAAAACCTATCCAAGCATAGTGCTCTCCAAATTTCTCAAAATCACTCCATTCATTATTTTCATAATCATAATAAAAATAGATCGGTTTAATGTCATAGTTTCCTTCATTTTGATAATGATGATTTCCAATCCAATGTAAATTGTTTTCTGAATCTACTACAGCATCATTAAAGAAATGATATTCATTATTATTATAAGGGGTAATAACATCACTCCAGCTATCACTATCACTATCTTTATACATATAAGAACAAGTGCCGTTATTAACTGCTTTATACCAAAAGCAATATACTCTATCGTTATAATCAATAAATATTTTATTGCTTCTTGATTTAGTTGTGTAAGGTGTTAAGGCTATTGGCTCACTCCATTCTTCACCATTAAACATATGATAATAAACCTGAATGGCAGTAACGCTCATGCTATTATAATCATAAGACAAGTGTAGATTTTTTTCAGAATCACATACTATGTGTGGGTTGGAAACCCTATATTCATTATTTTGAGAAATATTAATGGCATCGGACCAAGTTAAGCCATTATCGTGTGAATTACAGTAAAATATTTGACTGTAGTCTGTATTATAGACTTCCTGCCAAACACAATGTATTACACCCTCATGGTCTATACAAAACTCTGGATCTAAATACCCACCACTTGTTTTTGTAACAAA contains:
- a CDS encoding T9SS type A sorting domain-containing protein, with protein sequence MKKLIILSIILLFSFQNQAQNWIEPTFVTKTSGGYLDPEFCIDHEGVIHCVWQEVYNTDYSQIFYCNSHDNGLTWSDAINISQNNEYRVSNPHIVCDSEKNLHLSYDYNSMSVTAIQVYYHMFNGEEWSEPIALTPYTTKSRSNKIFIDYNDRVYCFWYKAVNNGTCSYMYKDSDSDSWSDVITPYNNNEYHFFNDAVVDSENNLHWIGNHHYQNEGNYDIKPIYFYYDYENNEWSDFEKFGEHYAWIGFDIDLDNNESPHLVWQEYIPQGGEPPLSTTYYNAQNEDGLWDIPTYLGEGRNNQRIIIDYQNRPNVFHREKIEIEDRWIIVHYYKNNMNWESSIFPMENSINQFEILKQDMTINMVFTAITAFDNNMKNVMFTRTDMINRISPQEKPNSFEISPNPSNQIFNINFFLENEELVNIKIYNMQGELIKTLYDGKMLSGNHQINWDPLDEGNQFNSGVYIVRLQAAQSISTQKIEFIR